Proteins from a genomic interval of Geodermatophilus obscurus DSM 43160:
- a CDS encoding calcium-binding protein encodes MAAQAQQVTCLNLTPTHIGTERNDTLVGTNGRDVMIGLGGNDTIRGLDGPDVICGDYGDSSTRPRPGRDTIYAGPSGAGAFDVDQVRGEERGDWLRGQEGRDELEGGSGGDEIHGGPGADDLNGLEGNDVMYGGPDDDMLRESNPNGGNDRLFGEYGNDQLEGGDHDDRLDGGPGTNTNDGGDGWDRCINPNRAMGALNCERP; translated from the coding sequence GTGGCCGCTCAGGCGCAGCAGGTGACCTGCCTGAACCTGACGCCGACGCACATCGGCACGGAGAGGAACGACACACTCGTCGGGACCAACGGTCGAGACGTGATGATCGGGCTGGGCGGGAACGACACCATCCGCGGACTGGACGGCCCGGACGTCATCTGTGGCGACTACGGGGACTCCAGCACCCGGCCACGGCCTGGTCGGGACACCATCTACGCGGGGCCCAGCGGGGCCGGTGCGTTCGATGTCGACCAGGTCCGAGGGGAGGAGCGCGGCGACTGGCTCCGTGGTCAGGAGGGCCGGGACGAACTCGAGGGTGGTTCAGGTGGGGACGAGATCCACGGCGGCCCAGGAGCCGACGACCTCAACGGCCTCGAGGGCAACGACGTCATGTACGGCGGCCCGGACGACGACATGCTGCGCGAGTCGAATCCCAACGGGGGCAACGACCGGCTCTTCGGCGAGTACGGGAACGACCAGCTCGAGGGTGGCGACCACGACGACCGGCTCGATGGGGGGCCCGGCACCAACACCAACGACGGCGGGGACGGCTGGGACCGGTGCATCAACCCGAACCGGGCGATGGGCGCGCTGAACTGCGAACGCCCGTGA
- a CDS encoding DUF4760 domain-containing protein, translating to MSFAALISSIFLGIRQQRMSRQAYHVSAFLQLMSEFRDPAFHDDYNYVVSRLAKEHSSELGVFDLPDPARTAVIKIAYFFQNAVTFVAFGLLDERKVIAFLHVRLYSVWEAIAEYVEVERKRNATVGRYWLSRLETYAAAARSITADEALKQGFVAVKARGPDSGGGDPVKERT from the coding sequence GTGTCATTTGCTGCTCTCATTTCGTCAATCTTCCTAGGAATCCGCCAGCAAAGGATGTCACGACAGGCGTATCATGTATCCGCCTTCCTTCAACTTATGTCTGAATTTCGGGACCCGGCATTTCACGACGACTACAACTACGTCGTCTCGAGGCTCGCCAAGGAACACTCCTCGGAGCTGGGCGTCTTCGACCTGCCGGATCCCGCAAGGACGGCCGTGATCAAGATTGCCTACTTTTTTCAGAACGCGGTCACTTTTGTGGCGTTCGGCCTCCTCGACGAGCGAAAGGTTATAGCTTTCCTGCACGTGCGCCTATACAGCGTCTGGGAGGCGATAGCAGAATACGTCGAGGTTGAGCGGAAACGAAATGCGACCGTGGGCAGGTACTGGCTCAGTCGGCTGGAGACATATGCAGCGGCGGCCCGGTCGATCACCGCCGACGAGGCACTTAAGCAGGGTTTCGTCGCGGTGAAGGCTCGCGGCCCCGATTCTGGCGGTGGGGACCCAGTAAAAGAGAGAACGTGA
- a CDS encoding helix-turn-helix domain-containing protein — translation MPYPPRPQLRPLPEFAGTAAPRPDPAVQARVERFVLDGYAGGRSLHELAELTDRSHSAVRNILDKHGVRRRPTGAEAMPASASARRDGHG, via the coding sequence GTGCCCTACCCGCCGCGTCCGCAGCTGAGGCCGCTGCCGGAGTTCGCCGGGACGGCCGCGCCGCGCCCGGACCCGGCCGTGCAGGCACGCGTCGAGCGGTTCGTCCTCGACGGGTACGCGGGTGGGCGCTCGCTGCACGAGCTGGCCGAGCTGACGGACCGCTCGCACTCGGCGGTCCGCAACATCCTGGACAAGCACGGCGTCCGGCGGCGGCCGACCGGCGCTGAGGCGATGCCCGCCAGTGCCTCCGCACGGCGGGACGGGCACGGGTAG
- a CDS encoding restriction endonuclease — protein MAVPPFHRYLDPVLRATSDGNEHRVADLAAEAASVLGLTSDDMREVTPSAKRSRNLDRTYWAVTYLFQAGLLERPGRGAARISQRGADVLRSGAGPVSLDTLRQFDEFLEFKGRKREAGGDSTDNGSKVDDTLSESSPVDAMQALVDRANGSVAAELLARIVAQPPDFLERVVLKLLSALGYGGLQATTEHLGGPGDEGLDGVIRQDALGLDVVYVQAKRYAVDRKVGRPDIQAFVGALTGAQANRGVFITTSSFTPDARAYADRVGMRLVLIDGRELSRLMVDRNVGVSIEETYHLKRIDEDFFEA, from the coding sequence ATGGCCGTTCCGCCGTTTCACCGCTACCTCGACCCGGTCCTTCGGGCCACCTCCGACGGGAACGAGCATCGGGTAGCCGACCTGGCGGCAGAGGCGGCGAGTGTCCTGGGCCTGACCAGCGACGACATGCGCGAGGTGACCCCTAGCGCCAAGCGGTCCCGCAACCTCGACCGGACGTATTGGGCGGTGACGTACCTCTTCCAGGCAGGGCTGCTGGAACGCCCAGGACGGGGCGCGGCGCGGATCAGTCAGAGGGGGGCCGACGTCCTGCGCTCTGGGGCTGGGCCGGTCAGCCTGGACACCCTGCGCCAGTTCGACGAGTTCTTGGAGTTCAAGGGCAGAAAGCGGGAGGCAGGCGGCGACTCCACCGACAACGGGTCGAAGGTGGACGACACCCTGAGCGAGTCGTCGCCTGTGGACGCGATGCAGGCGCTGGTGGACCGCGCCAACGGGTCCGTGGCCGCCGAACTGCTGGCCCGCATCGTCGCCCAGCCCCCGGACTTTCTGGAGCGGGTGGTCCTGAAGCTGCTCTCCGCCCTGGGCTACGGCGGCTTGCAGGCCACCACTGAACACCTTGGCGGCCCCGGCGACGAAGGGCTGGACGGCGTTATCCGGCAGGACGCCCTCGGGCTGGACGTCGTCTACGTGCAGGCCAAGCGCTATGCGGTAGACCGCAAGGTGGGCCGCCCGGACATCCAGGCCTTCGTCGGGGCCCTGACCGGCGCTCAGGCCAACCGTGGCGTCTTCATCACCACCAGCTCCTTCACCCCGGACGCGAGGGCCTACGCGGACCGGGTGGGCATGCGGCTGGTCCTTATCGACGGTCGGGAGCTGTCACGGCTGATGGTGGACCGCAACGTTGGGGTGTCAATCGAGGAGACGTACCACCTGAAGCGCATCGACGAGGACTTCTTCGAAGCGTGA
- a CDS encoding recombinase family protein: MREPYELELLLRVFEDVGAQHLLTSEGVLHARIRASIAAEEIRKRKARHKRKQEDIAKDGRWGSGFRPFGYSVEHRPGDRKASNFGHVLVIKEAKAALLCNAARRIIESGASAESIAQEWNADGVTTVTGRRWRGKSLRRIITAPSIAGRRVHHGEEVAALRAEAAALTRRLDQARDRLDRGVLDEEDYVATKWTIRAEQGVVQRKITSAARTSQLVQLASAADPVAAWRGLDLAARRAVIDALATVTLLPGRFGKFDPGTVRIEWRV, encoded by the coding sequence GTGCGCGAGCCGTACGAGCTGGAGCTGCTGCTGCGCGTCTTCGAGGACGTCGGCGCGCAGCACCTGCTGACCAGCGAGGGCGTGCTGCACGCCCGCATCCGCGCCAGCATCGCCGCCGAGGAGATCCGCAAGAGGAAGGCCCGGCACAAGCGAAAGCAGGAGGACATCGCCAAGGACGGTCGGTGGGGCAGCGGGTTCCGCCCGTTCGGGTACTCCGTCGAGCACCGGCCGGGCGACCGGAAAGCGTCCAACTTCGGGCACGTCCTGGTGATCAAGGAGGCGAAGGCGGCGCTGCTGTGCAACGCCGCGCGCCGGATCATCGAATCGGGAGCGTCGGCCGAGAGCATCGCGCAAGAGTGGAACGCCGACGGGGTGACCACGGTGACCGGCCGCCGCTGGCGGGGGAAGAGCCTGCGCCGGATCATCACCGCGCCCAGCATCGCCGGTCGGCGGGTGCACCACGGCGAGGAGGTGGCCGCGCTGCGGGCTGAAGCTGCCGCCCTGACCCGCCGTCTGGATCAGGCGCGGGACCGGCTGGACCGTGGCGTGCTTGATGAGGAGGACTACGTCGCGACCAAGTGGACCATCCGAGCCGAGCAGGGCGTCGTCCAACGCAAGATCACCAGCGCCGCCCGGACCTCCCAGCTGGTCCAGCTGGCGTCTGCGGCGGATCCGGTGGCCGCCTGGCGGGGGCTGGACCTGGCGGCGAGGCGGGCGGTGATCGACGCTTTGGCGACCGTCACTCTGCTTCCCGGACGCTTCGGGAAATTCGATCCCGGCACCGTTCGAATCGAATGGCGCGTGTAG
- a CDS encoding bifunctional DNA primase/polymerase codes for MPSLAEKKDVMTVPRNSKVLHSGDLLNVRFPVPTAHDGYLHNALFYAACGLRVIPVRPGTKASHSGLLGTGWSLEEKASNDPEQITKWWTDEPFANIGIPQGRINQTGVIDHDRKHGERPRLQLAAHLRTVGVEVSRGIVVRTPFGEHEWYLLPRGGQSGTTCHPYVPGVDLQLDGTYVLAPPSQVRPSLYATASIDPKDGKPSRNRKVRDRERAETDAVWLPYLFTKPTTPVWMDTPQTTRTDGGVTFAEMFGNDPPALSADDLWRPTVADFLGALGGAVLPRALLADSLTRPGAGSASRDPFAARTAVPVEVYLQTGIPVEMNQDDELFRVAASCAGRGLTWEATFEVLRTIADRTPLKIADYPWDDGDLENKAQRAVYGKAARDKRDAEREAAEVARLTEIAKGWTL; via the coding sequence TTGCCGTCCCTCGCCGAGAAGAAGGACGTGATGACAGTACCGCGTAACTCGAAAGTGCTGCACTCGGGTGACCTGCTGAACGTGCGGTTCCCGGTGCCGACGGCACACGACGGCTACCTCCATAACGCCCTCTTCTACGCGGCGTGTGGTCTGCGGGTGATCCCCGTCCGGCCGGGCACGAAGGCGTCGCACTCCGGTCTGCTTGGCACGGGGTGGTCGCTGGAGGAGAAGGCCAGCAACGACCCGGAACAGATCACGAAGTGGTGGACCGACGAGCCGTTCGCCAACATCGGGATACCGCAAGGTCGGATCAATCAGACCGGCGTCATCGACCACGATCGCAAGCACGGCGAGCGCCCTCGGCTGCAGCTCGCCGCGCACCTGCGCACCGTGGGGGTCGAGGTGTCGCGCGGGATCGTGGTCCGCACCCCGTTCGGCGAGCACGAGTGGTACCTACTGCCGCGCGGTGGCCAGTCGGGGACGACGTGCCACCCCTACGTCCCTGGTGTGGATCTACAGCTCGACGGGACGTACGTGCTCGCTCCACCGAGTCAGGTCCGACCGTCGCTGTACGCGACCGCGTCCATAGACCCGAAGGACGGCAAGCCCTCGCGCAACCGGAAGGTCCGGGACCGTGAGCGGGCCGAGACGGACGCGGTCTGGCTGCCCTACCTCTTCACGAAGCCGACGACGCCGGTGTGGATGGACACGCCCCAGACGACGCGGACGGACGGCGGTGTGACGTTCGCCGAGATGTTCGGCAACGACCCGCCCGCGCTGTCCGCCGACGACCTCTGGCGGCCGACGGTGGCTGACTTCCTCGGCGCTCTGGGTGGTGCTGTGCTGCCTCGCGCGCTGCTCGCCGACTCACTCACCCGGCCAGGAGCGGGATCGGCCAGCAGGGACCCGTTCGCAGCGCGGACGGCGGTGCCGGTGGAGGTCTACCTGCAGACCGGGATTCCGGTCGAGATGAATCAAGACGATGAACTCTTCCGGGTGGCCGCAAGCTGCGCCGGTCGCGGTCTGACGTGGGAAGCGACGTTCGAGGTGCTGCGCACCATCGCCGACCGCACGCCGCTCAAGATCGCCGACTACCCGTGGGACGACGGCGACCTGGAGAACAAGGCGCAGCGCGCCGTGTACGGCAAGGCCGCCCGCGACAAGAGGGACGCCGAGCGCGAAGCGGCCGAGGTCGCCCGACTGACCGAGATAGCGAAGGGCTGGACGTTGTGA
- a CDS encoding AAA family ATPase, giving the protein MTATEPDIRAVLAQISAGIEATADEDEIEDVPPPKWPGGILQLQSSETVRLRPPPTYLVLDALPRGVVFQLVGPTDSFKSFVGLDLALSVANGIPWMGHGCTQRGRVVYIASEGSADLGVRIDAWLAAHPDEDDEDLAWSLEVGLNLLDDAVVAAIVDNLADANVDLVIFDTQQDHMIGGDENSAKDINRLVDALRKIQRATGAVVGIVHHTGWDDSRERGSSAQRGKFDVVLPVVRRTIACVKNKYGPRMEKLRFHMEPHEASIVPVLDVVPPTLSDLHTEVVADPIKALQDVAYDLVLNKPDFYNRSSLAKATGGRFVVAGQAVKEMVYPPPGGEVQLVEVKVPDVDKSGKPYQATRLRVRDDYDLKR; this is encoded by the coding sequence GTGACCGCGACCGAACCGGACATCCGGGCCGTGCTGGCGCAAATCTCTGCGGGCATCGAGGCGACCGCCGACGAGGACGAGATTGAGGACGTGCCGCCACCGAAGTGGCCGGGCGGCATCTTGCAGCTGCAATCGTCCGAGACGGTCCGGCTGCGACCTCCCCCGACGTACCTCGTGCTGGACGCGCTGCCACGGGGGGTGGTGTTCCAGCTGGTCGGCCCCACCGACTCGTTCAAGAGCTTCGTGGGCCTGGACCTCGCGCTGTCGGTGGCCAACGGGATTCCGTGGATGGGTCACGGCTGCACGCAGCGCGGGCGGGTAGTCTACATCGCCAGCGAGGGCAGCGCCGACCTCGGCGTGAGGATCGACGCGTGGCTCGCCGCCCACCCGGACGAGGACGACGAGGATCTTGCCTGGTCGCTGGAGGTGGGGCTTAACCTGCTGGACGACGCCGTCGTCGCGGCCATCGTGGATAACCTCGCCGACGCCAACGTCGATCTCGTCATCTTCGACACGCAGCAGGACCACATGATCGGCGGGGACGAGAACTCCGCCAAGGACATCAACCGGCTGGTGGACGCGCTGCGGAAGATTCAGCGGGCCACCGGAGCCGTGGTCGGCATCGTCCATCACACGGGGTGGGACGACAGCCGCGAGCGCGGCTCGTCGGCGCAGCGCGGCAAGTTCGACGTGGTGCTACCGGTGGTCCGGCGGACGATCGCGTGCGTCAAGAACAAGTACGGGCCCCGCATGGAGAAGCTGCGCTTCCACATGGAGCCGCACGAGGCGTCGATCGTGCCGGTGCTGGACGTCGTGCCGCCCACGCTGTCCGACCTGCACACGGAGGTCGTGGCCGACCCGATCAAGGCGCTGCAGGACGTCGCGTACGACCTGGTGCTGAACAAGCCGGACTTCTACAACCGGTCGAGCCTGGCCAAAGCGACCGGCGGGAGGTTCGTCGTGGCGGGCCAGGCAGTCAAGGAGATGGTCTACCCGCCACCGGGCGGTGAGGTCCAGCTCGTCGAGGTGAAGGTGCCCGACGTGGACAAGAGCGGGAAGCCGTACCAGGCCACCCGGTTGCGCGTGCGCGATGACTACGACCTGAAGCGGTGA